A section of the Delphinus delphis chromosome 1, mDelDel1.2, whole genome shotgun sequence genome encodes:
- the S1PR1 gene encoding sphingosine 1-phosphate receptor 1 isoform X1 — MTPVCCGFFPDSLFVICLRLRFLRPSPATEKLHKKAWISLAQPPPLPVEALSASPSSVHLEKYRPGLLGTARIMGSTNIPLVKALRSSVSDYVNYDIIVRHYNYTGKLNIGADKENGIKLISVVFILICCFIILENIFVLLTIWKTKKFHRPMYYFIGNLALSDLLAGVAYTANLLLSGATTYKLTPAQWFLREGSMFVALSASVFSLLAIAIERYITMLKMKLHNGSNRFRSFLLISACWVISLILGGLPIMGWNCISTLPSCSTVLPLYHKHYILFCTTVFTLLLLSIVILYCRIYSLVRTRSRRLTFRKNISKASRSSEKSLALLKTVIIVLGVFIACWAPLFILLLLDVGCKVKTCDILFRTEYFLVLAVLNSGTNPIIYTLSNKEMRRAFVRIMSCCKCPSGDSTGKFTRPIIAGMEFSRSKSDNSSHPQKDDGDNPETIMSSGNVNSSS; from the coding sequence ATGACGCCAGTGTGCTGTGGCTTTTTCCCTGACTCTCTCTTTGTGATTTGTTTAAGGCTGCGGTTTCTGAGGCCCTCTCCAGCCACGGAAAAGCTGCACAAAAAAGCCTGGATCTCTCTCGCTCAACCACCCCCGCTGCCAGTGGAGGCTCTCTCCGCCTCGCCCTCTAGCGTTCATCTGGAGAAGTACCGCCCCGGGCTCCTGGGGACAGCGCGCATCATGGGGTCCACCAACATCCCTCTGGTCAAGGCCCTCCGCAGCTCTGTCTCCGATTATGTCAACTACGACATCATCGTCCGGCATTATAACTACACGGGAAAGCTGAATATCGGCGCGGACAAGGAAAACGGCATTAAACTGATCTCAGTGGTGTTCATTCTCATCTGCTGCTTTATCATCCTAGAGAACATCTTTGTTTTGCTGACCATTTGGAAAACCAAGAAGTTCCACCGACCCATGTACTATTTTATTGGCAACCTCGCCCTCTCAGACCTGTTGGCAGGAGTGGCCTACACAGCCAACCTGCTTTTGTCTGGGGCCACCACCTACAAGCTAACCCCCGCCCAGTGGTTTCTGCGGGAAGGGAGTATGTTTGTGGCCCTGTCTGCCTCCGTGTTCAGCCTCCTAGCCATTGCCATTGAGCGCTATATCACCATGCTGAAGATGAAACTCCACAATGGGAGCAACAGGTTCCGCTCCTTCCTGCTCATCAGTGCCTGCTGGGTTATCTCCCTCATCCTGGGGGGCCTGCCCATCATGGGCTGGAACTGCATCAGCACgctgcccagctgctccacagtgCTGCCGCTCTACCACAAGCACTATATCCTCTTCTGCACCACGGTCTTCACTCTGCTCCTTCTCTCCATCGTCATCCTGTACTGCAGGATCTACTCCTTGGTCAGGACTCGGAGCCGCCGTCTGACTTTCCGCAAGAACATTTCGAAGGCCAGCCGCAGCTCTGAGAAGTCGCTGGCACTGCTCAAGACCGTGATTATCGTCCTGGGCGTCTTCATCGCCTGCTGGGCGCCACTCTTCATCCTGCTTCTGCTGGACGTGGGCTGCAAGGTGAAGACCTGCGACATCCTCTTCAGAACGGAGTACTTCCTGGTGTTGGCTGTGCTCAACTCTGGCACCAACCCCATCATTTACACTTTGTCCAACAAGGAGATGCGTCGGGCCTTCGTCCGGATCATGTCCTGCTGCAAGTGCCCCAGCGGAGACTCCACCGGCAAATTCACACGACCCATCATCGCCGGCATGGAATTCAGCCGCAGTAAGTCAGACAACTCCTCCCACCCTCAGAAGGATGATGGGGATAACCCAGAGACCATTATGTCTTCTGGAAACGTCAACTCTTCTTCCTAA
- the S1PR1 gene encoding sphingosine 1-phosphate receptor 1 isoform X2, protein MGSTNIPLVKALRSSVSDYVNYDIIVRHYNYTGKLNIGADKENGIKLISVVFILICCFIILENIFVLLTIWKTKKFHRPMYYFIGNLALSDLLAGVAYTANLLLSGATTYKLTPAQWFLREGSMFVALSASVFSLLAIAIERYITMLKMKLHNGSNRFRSFLLISACWVISLILGGLPIMGWNCISTLPSCSTVLPLYHKHYILFCTTVFTLLLLSIVILYCRIYSLVRTRSRRLTFRKNISKASRSSEKSLALLKTVIIVLGVFIACWAPLFILLLLDVGCKVKTCDILFRTEYFLVLAVLNSGTNPIIYTLSNKEMRRAFVRIMSCCKCPSGDSTGKFTRPIIAGMEFSRSKSDNSSHPQKDDGDNPETIMSSGNVNSSS, encoded by the coding sequence ATGGGGTCCACCAACATCCCTCTGGTCAAGGCCCTCCGCAGCTCTGTCTCCGATTATGTCAACTACGACATCATCGTCCGGCATTATAACTACACGGGAAAGCTGAATATCGGCGCGGACAAGGAAAACGGCATTAAACTGATCTCAGTGGTGTTCATTCTCATCTGCTGCTTTATCATCCTAGAGAACATCTTTGTTTTGCTGACCATTTGGAAAACCAAGAAGTTCCACCGACCCATGTACTATTTTATTGGCAACCTCGCCCTCTCAGACCTGTTGGCAGGAGTGGCCTACACAGCCAACCTGCTTTTGTCTGGGGCCACCACCTACAAGCTAACCCCCGCCCAGTGGTTTCTGCGGGAAGGGAGTATGTTTGTGGCCCTGTCTGCCTCCGTGTTCAGCCTCCTAGCCATTGCCATTGAGCGCTATATCACCATGCTGAAGATGAAACTCCACAATGGGAGCAACAGGTTCCGCTCCTTCCTGCTCATCAGTGCCTGCTGGGTTATCTCCCTCATCCTGGGGGGCCTGCCCATCATGGGCTGGAACTGCATCAGCACgctgcccagctgctccacagtgCTGCCGCTCTACCACAAGCACTATATCCTCTTCTGCACCACGGTCTTCACTCTGCTCCTTCTCTCCATCGTCATCCTGTACTGCAGGATCTACTCCTTGGTCAGGACTCGGAGCCGCCGTCTGACTTTCCGCAAGAACATTTCGAAGGCCAGCCGCAGCTCTGAGAAGTCGCTGGCACTGCTCAAGACCGTGATTATCGTCCTGGGCGTCTTCATCGCCTGCTGGGCGCCACTCTTCATCCTGCTTCTGCTGGACGTGGGCTGCAAGGTGAAGACCTGCGACATCCTCTTCAGAACGGAGTACTTCCTGGTGTTGGCTGTGCTCAACTCTGGCACCAACCCCATCATTTACACTTTGTCCAACAAGGAGATGCGTCGGGCCTTCGTCCGGATCATGTCCTGCTGCAAGTGCCCCAGCGGAGACTCCACCGGCAAATTCACACGACCCATCATCGCCGGCATGGAATTCAGCCGCAGTAAGTCAGACAACTCCTCCCACCCTCAGAAGGATGATGGGGATAACCCAGAGACCATTATGTCTTCTGGAAACGTCAACTCTTCTTCCTAA